In the Puntigrus tetrazona isolate hp1 chromosome 9, ASM1883169v1, whole genome shotgun sequence genome, one interval contains:
- the bmpr2b gene encoding bone morphogenetic protein receptor type-2, with the protein MSARILNRTLVLSLGLCTLLLLSAVAAAQSEERERECAFNDQHQQGDEQSVAADWHITRENNTILCSKSSRCYGLWEKTHDGEIRLVKQGCWTYIGDQQDCHDDRCVVTTTPSQIQNGTYRFCCCSTNMCNVNFTENWVPSPTSTTQEQQPLHRDEAIFIALASVSIVAVLIVALFFGYRMMMGECKQGLHNMDMIEAAPSEPSLDLDSLKLLELIGRGRYGSVYKGSLDERPVAVKVFTYANRQNFVNERSIYRVPLLEHENIARFIVGDERLTTDGRMEYLLVMEYYPHGSLCRYLSLHTLDWVSCCRLAHSVTRGLAYLHTELLRGDLYKPAISHRDLNSRNVLVKNDGTCVISDFGLSMKLTGNRLVRPGEEENAAISEVGTIRYMAPEVLEGAVNLRDCESALKQVDMYAIGLIYWETFMRCTDLFPGEAVPDYQMAFQAEAGNHPSFEDMQVLVSREKQRPKFPEAWKENSLAVRSLKETMEDCWDQDAEARLTAQCAEERMAELLLIWERNKPVSPTINPMSTALQNERNLTHSRRAPKMGSYPDYSSSSYIEDHEGMVKNLPGDVSTSGTSSVGVSGISGGVPVTGEKNRNSINYERQQAQAQARLPSPETSGTSLSATTTTTGLTPSTIMTTISESGHSEEAGAGGSVPVCLQLTEEDLETTKLDPKEVDKNLKESSDENLMEHSQKQFSAPDPLSSGSSSLLYPLIKLAAEVTGGSGTGSQADFGVGGSGMGDTPTAMFPLPKQQNLPKRPTSLPLNTKNSGRESSTSRLKFGKHKSNLKQVETGVAKMNTVVSVEPHLVTVTNNGPSVRSGVGVVVVNGYGGGSGAGSSDAFGNTNPAGPQGDGGAPLLQSQLSGEDSRLNININSSPDEHEPLLRREQPAARDHSGRTNSNNNNSNIHTTATIRTLAPVDAQMETLTCPPGALDGKDDSEVPLRQHKPRRPERPNSLDLSTTSQDSSLLDEVVSQEEKAGSAEKIKKRVKTPYSLKRWRPSTWVVSTETLDGEVNNNGHSQQTGTAATGGAHPGSGHSKSSIAVFLVSGGTATATLTSDPPDMTCL; encoded by the exons CTGCTCAGAGTGAGGAGAGAGAGCGGGAGTGTGCTTTTAATGACCAGCACCAGCAGGGGGATGAGCAGAGTGTGGCTGCTGACTGGCACATCACCAGAGAAAATAACACCATCCTGTGCAGCAAGAGCAGCCGCTGCTACGGCCTGTGGGAGAAAACACATGACGGAGAGATCCGCCTGGTCAAACAAG GCTGTTGGACGTACATTGGCGACCAGCAGGACTGCCATGACGACCGTTGCGTGGTTACTACAACGCCGTCGCAGATCCAGAACGGCACCTACAGATTCTGCTGCTGCAGCACTAACATGTGCAACGTCAACTTTACAGAAAACTGGGTGCCCAGCCCTACCAGCACCACCC AAGAGCAGCAGCCTCTACACAGGGACGAGGCCATCTTCATCGCCCTGGCATCTGTCTCTATAGTAGCGGTCTTGATTGTGGCGCTGTTCTTCGGCTATCGCATGATGATGG GCGAGTGTAAACAGGGTCTGCACAATATGGACATGATAGAGGCCGCCCCGTCAGAACCATCTCTGGATTTAGATAGTTTAAAGCTCCTGGAA TTGATCGGTCGAGGACGCTACGGTTCTGTCTACAAAGGATCACTGGATGAACGCCCAGTCGCCGTAAAGGTTTTTACCTATGCCAACCGGCAGAACTTCGTGAATGAGCGCTCCATCTACCGAGTCCCTCTTCTGGAGCACGAGAACATCGCTCGTTTTATTGTTGGCGATGAGCGTCTCACGACAGATGGACGGATGGAGTACCTGCTGGTTATGGAGTACTACCCACAT GGCTCTCTGTGTCGTTACCTGAGTCTGCACACGCTGGACTGGGTGAGCTGCTGTCGTCTGGCACATTCGGTGACGAGAGGACTGGCCTACCTTCACACCGAGCTGCTCAGAGGAG ATTTGTATAAACCTGCCATTTCACACCGGGATTTAAACAGCCGTAACGTTCTGGTGAAGAACGATGGCACGTGTGTGATCAGTGACTTTGGCCTGTCCATGAAGCTGACGGGAAATCGTCTCGTACGGCCTGGTGAAGAGGAAAACGCAGCCATCAGTGAG GTGGGCACGATCCGCTACATGGCGCCAGAAGTGCTGGAGGGAGCGGTGAACCTCAGGGACTGCGAGTCGGCTTTGAAACAGGTGGACATGTACGCCATCGGCCTCATCTACTGGGAGACCTTCATGAGATGCACTGACCTTTTTCCAG gggaGGCAGTGCCAGATTACCAGATGGCCTTCCAGGCCGAGGCAGGGAACCACCCCTCCTTTGAGGACATGCAGGTGCTGGTGtccagagagaaacagagaccCAAGTTCCCAGAAGCCTGGAAGGAGAACAGCCTG GCTGTGCGCTCTCTGAAGGAGACTATGGAGGATTGCTGGGATCAGGATGCAGAGGCTCGTCTGACAGCGCAGTGTGCAGAAGAGCGTATGGCAGAACTGCTGCTGATCTGGGAAAGAAACAAACCCGTCAGCCCCACTATCAATCCCATGAGCACAGCGCTGCAGAACGAGAG GAATCTCACCCACAGTCGCAGGGCTCCAAAGATGGGCTCTTATCCAGATTACTCTTCATCCTCTTACATCGAGGATCATGAGGGCATGGTGAAGAATCTCCCAGGCGACGTCTCCACATCTGGCACGTCCTCTGTGGGCGTGAGCGGCATCAGCGGAGGCGTGCCGGTGACGGGAGAGAAGAACAGAAACTCCATCAACTACGAGAGACAGCAGGCTCAGGCCCAAGCTCGGCTGCCCAGTCCAGAGACCAGCGGCACGAGTCTGTCCGCCACAACCACTACAACAGGCCTCACACCCAGCACCATCATGACCACCATCTCTGAGTCGGGCCACTCAGAGGAGGCCGGCGCCGGGGGAAGCGTACCGGTGTGCCTTCAGCTCACAGAAGAGGACCTGGAGACCACCAAACTGGACCCCAAAGAGGTGGACAAGAACCTGAAAGAAAGCTCTGATGAAAACCTAATGGAGCATTCGCAGAAGCAGTTCAGCGCTCCTGACCCGCTCAGCTCAGGCAGCTCTAGCCTCTTGTACCCGCTGATCAAACTCGCCGCAGAAGTGACCGGAGGATCAGGAACCGGCAGCCAGGCCGATTTCGGGGTGGGAGGCAGTGGAATGGGCGACACTCCTACAGCCATGTTCCCTCTTCCCAAACAGCAGAATCTCCCCAAGCGGCCCACCAGCTTGCCCCTCAACACCAAAAATTCTGGCAGGGAGTCTTCGACGTCACGGTTGAAGTTTGGCAAGCACAAGTCCAACCTGAAGCAGGTGGAGACGGGCGTAGCCAAGATGAACACTGTAGTGAGCGTCGAGCCGCACTTGGTCACCGTTACTAACAACGGGCCCAGTGTCCGTAGCGGCGTTGGAGTGGTGGTTGTTAATGGATATGGTGGAGGCAGTGGCGCCGGCTCCTCTGATGCGTTTGGGAACACCAACCCAGCCGGGCCGCAGGGTGACGGAGGCGCACCTCTGCTCCAGAGCCAGCTAAGCGGAGAAGACAGCCGCCTCAACATCAACATCAACTCCAGTCCTGATGAACACGAGCCTCTGTTGAGGAGAGAGCAGCCAGCGGCGCGCGACCACTCTGGACGCACCAACtccaataacaacaacagcaacatcCACACAACCGCCACCATTCGCACCTTAGCTCCTGTAGATGCCCAGATGGAGACACTTACCTGCCCTCCAGGGGCGCTGGATGGAAAGGATGATTCAGAGGTTCCTCTGAGACAGCATAAGCCCAGGAGACCTGAGAGGCCCAACTCACTGGACCTGTCAACAACTTCACAGGATTCTTCTCTTCTGG ATGAGGTCGTGTCACAAGAGGAAAAAGCCGGATCGGCCGAGAAGATTAAGAAGCGCGTGAAGACACCTTATTCGTTGAAAAGGTGGCGTCCTTCTACGTGGGTCGTCTCTACAGAAACGCTGGACGGAGAGGTGAATAACAATGGGCACAGCCAGCAGACGGGGACGGCGGCGACCGGGGGCGCTCACCCAGGTTCTGGCCATTCGAAATCCAGCATCGCTGTGTTCCTGGTCAGCGGTGGAACGGCCACCGCCACTCTGACCTCCGACCCGCCAGATATGACCTGCCTGTGA